A genomic region of Bosea sp. 124 contains the following coding sequences:
- the modB gene encoding molybdate ABC transporter permease subunit, translating to MSDWLSPEEWTAVRLSLLVATTAMLASLPFGLAIALLLARGRFWGKSVLDALVHLPLILPPVVTGYLLLIGFGRRGPIGIFLHDWFGIVLSFRWTGAVLAAAVMGFPLMVRAIRLSIEAVDRKLEDAAGTLGASPLWTFLVVTLPLCLPGILVGMILCFAKAMGEFGATITFVSNIPGETQTLPSAIYTFTQVPNGDAGAMRLTLISIAISVSALFLSEALARLVGRRIAVE from the coding sequence GTGAGCGACTGGCTTTCCCCCGAAGAGTGGACGGCGGTCCGCCTGAGCTTGCTCGTCGCGACCACGGCCATGCTGGCGAGCCTGCCCTTCGGGCTCGCCATCGCACTGCTGCTGGCGCGCGGGCGCTTCTGGGGCAAATCGGTGCTCGACGCGCTGGTGCATCTGCCGCTGATCCTGCCGCCCGTCGTCACCGGCTATCTGCTCCTGATCGGCTTCGGCCGGCGCGGGCCGATCGGCATTTTCCTCCATGACTGGTTCGGCATCGTCTTGTCCTTCCGCTGGACCGGCGCGGTGCTGGCTGCGGCGGTGATGGGCTTCCCGCTGATGGTGCGGGCGATCCGGCTCTCGATCGAGGCCGTCGACCGCAAGCTCGAGGACGCGGCCGGCACGCTCGGAGCGAGCCCGCTCTGGACCTTCCTCGTCGTGACGCTGCCGCTCTGCCTGCCCGGCATCCTCGTCGGCATGATCTTGTGCTTCGCCAAGGCGATGGGCGAGTTCGGCGCCACCATCACCTTCGTCTCCAACATCCCCGGCGAGACGCAGACCCTGCCCTCGGCGATCTACACCTTCACCCAGGTGCCCAATGGCGATGCCGGGGCGATGCGGCTGACCCTGATCTCGATCGCGATCTCGGTGTCGGCCCTGTTTCTCTCGGAGGCGCTGGCGCGGCTGGTCGGGCGTCGGATCGCGGTCGAATGA
- a CDS encoding DUF2798 domain-containing protein, protein MLRLPRRCSHSVFGVRQSGLTSGIAGAIASLPANSPGAFALHWSTSWLIAWGVMLPVVIFAAPLIRRMAMALTGEA, encoded by the coding sequence ATGCTCAGACTCCCAAGACGTTGCTCCCATTCTGTTTTCGGAGTGCGGCAGTCGGGCCTGACCTCGGGGATCGCGGGCGCCATCGCCAGCCTGCCGGCGAACAGCCCAGGCGCATTTGCGTTGCACTGGTCGACATCCTGGCTGATCGCCTGGGGCGTGATGCTGCCGGTCGTGATTTTCGCCGCGCCGCTCATTCGACGGATGGCGATGGCACTGACCGGCGAGGCGTGA
- a CDS encoding cytochrome c family protein, with amino-acid sequence MKLLTSATLIAAALAAGAAQGQDIAAGERSWNKCRACHQIGETAKNLVGPQLNGLIGRHSGAVEGYSYSAANKNSGITWDEAVFAEYIKDPKAKIPGTKMIFPGIKNEQEIKDLTAFLKQYDKDGKKP; translated from the coding sequence ATGAAACTGCTGACCAGCGCCACCCTGATCGCCGCTGCGCTCGCCGCCGGCGCCGCGCAAGGGCAGGACATCGCCGCGGGCGAGCGCTCCTGGAACAAGTGCCGCGCCTGCCACCAGATCGGCGAGACGGCGAAGAACCTCGTCGGCCCCCAGTTGAACGGGCTGATCGGGCGCCATTCCGGAGCGGTGGAGGGCTACAGCTATTCCGCGGCCAACAAGAACTCGGGCATCACCTGGGATGAGGCCGTCTTCGCCGAGTACATCAAGGATCCCAAGGCGAAGATTCCGGGCACCAAGATGATCTTTCCGGGAATCAAGAACGAACAGGAAATCAAGGACCTGACCGCCTTCCTCAAGCAGTACGACAAGGACGGCAAGAAGCCCTGA
- a CDS encoding acetoacetate decarboxylase — protein sequence MQFVTSEEVAALAVFLASDAARSITGVILPIDGRSAAQQGGRITMNRKDILDLPSMPLAGPSYPAGPYRFIDREYMVISYETDPELIRHHLPEPLEPLAQPIVNYEWIKMPDSSGFGNYTETGIVIPCKFGDEEVNFVSQMYLDVEPPIAAGREIWGFPKKHAHPRLELVRDTLTGTLEYAGQQVAIGTMGYKHESLAGNGVKTTQILTKTQVNLKIIPGVDGEPEICQLVALNLTDITVKGSWIGPGRLHLVPHVNAPVADLPVRRVLGAHHFIADLTLPFGRKIHDYMQDM from the coding sequence ATGCAGTTCGTTACCAGTGAAGAGGTGGCGGCGCTCGCCGTATTCCTGGCCTCGGATGCCGCCCGGTCGATCACCGGCGTCATTCTGCCGATCGATGGCCGCTCGGCCGCACAGCAAGGGGGACGCATCACCATGAATCGCAAGGACATCCTCGACCTGCCCTCGATGCCGCTGGCGGGGCCGAGCTATCCTGCCGGGCCCTACCGCTTCATCGACCGCGAATACATGGTGATCAGCTACGAGACCGACCCGGAGCTGATCCGGCACCATTTGCCCGAGCCGCTGGAGCCGCTCGCGCAGCCGATCGTCAACTACGAGTGGATCAAGATGCCGGATTCCTCCGGCTTCGGGAACTATACCGAGACCGGCATCGTCATTCCCTGCAAGTTCGGCGATGAAGAGGTCAATTTCGTCTCGCAAATGTATCTCGATGTCGAGCCGCCGATCGCGGCCGGCCGCGAGATCTGGGGCTTTCCCAAGAAGCACGCCCATCCCAGGCTCGAACTGGTCAGGGACACGCTGACCGGCACGCTCGAATATGCCGGCCAGCAGGTCGCCATCGGCACGATGGGCTACAAGCATGAGAGCCTGGCCGGCAACGGCGTGAAGACGACCCAGATCCTGACCAAGACCCAGGTCAACCTCAAGATCATCCCCGGAGTGGACGGCGAACCCGAGATCTGTCAGCTCGTCGCGCTGAACCTCACCGACATCACGGTGAAGGGCTCATGGATCGGCCCCGGCCGCCTGCATCTCGTTCCGCATGTGAACGCGCCGGTCGCCGACCTGCCGGTCCGCAGGGTTTTGGGCGCGCATCATTTCATCGCCGATCTGACCCTGCCGTTCGGGCGCAAGATTCACGACTACATGCAGGATATGTGA
- a CDS encoding NAD(P)/FAD-dependent oxidoreductase: MHLDRRTFILSGVAGSATLGLGAPAVIGQAKPRVVVIGGGAGGATAAKYIARDSQGAIAVTLVEENESYQTCFHSNLYVGGFKSYDEIVHRYDTLAKTHGIALVRARASQIDRERTEVVLSTGERLPYDRLVVSPGIDLKYDSVPGWSKEAEERMPHGWKPGRQTQLIRERLDAVPNGGMVVMIAPPNPYRCPPGPYERASMFAHALKKAGKTDAKIVILDPKESFSKQGVFQADWEKRYGPMIEWLGPKVHDGIKSVDPKTNTVVTGFETYTDCAFVNVIPAQMAGEIARVSGLAPAGGYCAIDAATMKSTVDANIFVLGDACIGGDMPKSAFSANSQAKVAAMVIRGELTNARTFPARYVNTCWSLVDTDDTIKVGGRYEPKDGKITATETFVSQPGESDALRKENQAENMGWYAGITADMFS; the protein is encoded by the coding sequence ATGCATCTCGATCGCCGTACATTCATCCTGTCGGGCGTTGCCGGCAGCGCGACGCTGGGCCTCGGCGCGCCGGCCGTCATCGGGCAGGCGAAGCCGCGCGTCGTCGTGATCGGCGGCGGGGCCGGCGGAGCGACCGCAGCGAAATACATCGCCAGGGACAGCCAGGGCGCGATCGCGGTGACGCTGGTCGAGGAGAACGAGAGCTACCAGACCTGCTTCCATTCCAATCTCTATGTCGGCGGCTTCAAGAGCTACGACGAGATCGTGCATCGCTACGACACGCTGGCGAAGACGCATGGCATCGCGCTCGTCCGGGCGCGCGCCAGCCAGATCGACCGCGAGCGGACGGAGGTCGTGCTCTCGACCGGGGAGCGCCTGCCCTATGACCGCCTCGTGGTCTCGCCCGGCATCGACCTTAAATACGACTCCGTGCCGGGTTGGTCGAAGGAGGCCGAGGAGCGGATGCCGCATGGCTGGAAGCCCGGCCGCCAGACGCAGTTGATCCGGGAGCGGCTCGACGCCGTGCCGAATGGCGGCATGGTCGTGATGATCGCGCCGCCCAACCCCTATCGCTGCCCGCCCGGCCCCTATGAGCGCGCCTCGATGTTCGCCCATGCCCTGAAGAAGGCCGGCAAGACCGACGCGAAGATCGTCATCCTCGATCCGAAGGAGAGCTTCTCCAAGCAGGGCGTCTTCCAGGCCGACTGGGAGAAGCGCTACGGCCCGATGATCGAATGGCTCGGCCCGAAGGTTCATGACGGGATCAAATCGGTCGACCCGAAGACGAACACCGTCGTCACCGGCTTCGAGACCTATACGGACTGCGCCTTCGTCAACGTCATCCCGGCGCAGATGGCGGGCGAGATTGCGCGCGTCTCGGGGCTGGCTCCGGCCGGCGGCTATTGCGCCATCGACGCCGCGACGATGAAATCGACCGTCGATGCCAACATCTTCGTGCTGGGCGATGCCTGCATCGGCGGCGACATGCCGAAATCCGCGTTCTCGGCCAACAGCCAGGCCAAGGTCGCCGCGATGGTGATCCGGGGCGAATTGACCAATGCCCGCACCTTCCCGGCGCGCTACGTCAACACCTGCTGGTCGCTCGTCGACACCGACGACACGATCAAGGTCGGCGGGCGCTACGAGCCCAAGGACGGCAAGATCACCGCGACCGAGACCTTCGTGTCGCAGCCGGGCGAGAGCGACGCGCTGCGCAAGGAGAACCAGGCCGAGAACATGGGCTGGTATGCCGGCATCACCGCCGACATGTTCAGTTGA
- the ppk2 gene encoding polyphosphate kinase 2 translates to MTIDLDRIKAEIADSFDEELEMQLEEDRIDELVSENIGPTGSTLDRKIYFRELFRLQHELVRLQDWIQYKKLKVVVLFEGRDSAGKGGAIKRVTQRLNPRICRVVALPAPTEREKHQWYFQRYVPHLPTAGEMVLFDRSWYNRAGVERVMGFCTPDELEEFFRSAPEFEHMLVRSGVILIKYWFSITDEEQEFRFQMRIADPLKQWKLSPMDMESRIHWEDYTRAKEEMFDRTHTEHAPWWVVQAVDKKRARLNCIAHLLAQIPYEDVPKQDIILPERVRHPDYARHAVPPELHVPSLY, encoded by the coding sequence ATGACCATTGATCTTGACCGCATCAAAGCCGAGATCGCAGACAGCTTCGACGAAGAACTCGAGATGCAGCTCGAGGAAGATCGGATCGACGAACTCGTTTCGGAGAATATCGGCCCGACGGGATCGACGCTGGACCGGAAGATCTATTTCCGGGAACTGTTTCGGCTTCAGCATGAGCTCGTGCGGCTCCAGGACTGGATCCAGTACAAGAAGCTCAAAGTCGTGGTCCTGTTCGAGGGCCGCGACTCGGCCGGCAAGGGCGGCGCGATCAAGCGGGTGACGCAGCGGCTCAATCCGCGGATCTGCCGTGTCGTCGCGCTGCCGGCGCCGACCGAGCGCGAGAAGCATCAATGGTATTTCCAGCGCTATGTCCCGCATCTGCCGACGGCCGGCGAGATGGTCCTGTTCGACCGGAGCTGGTATAATCGCGCCGGCGTCGAGCGGGTGATGGGCTTCTGCACGCCGGACGAACTCGAGGAGTTCTTCCGCTCCGCGCCGGAGTTCGAGCATATGCTCGTGCGCTCCGGCGTCATCCTGATCAAATACTGGTTCTCGATCACGGATGAGGAGCAGGAGTTCCGCTTCCAGATGCGGATCGCCGACCCTCTCAAGCAGTGGAAGCTCTCGCCGATGGACATGGAAAGCCGCATCCATTGGGAGGACTACACCCGGGCCAAGGAAGAGATGTTCGACCGGACGCACACGGAACATGCACCGTGGTGGGTCGTCCAGGCCGTCGACAAGAAGAGAGCGCGGCTAAACTGCATCGCGCATCTGCTCGCCCAGATCCCATATGAAGACGTGCCGAAGCAGGACATCATCCTGCCGGAGCGCGTGCGCCATCCCGACTACGCCCGGCATGCCGTGCCGCCGGAGCTCCACGTTCCGAGCCTGTACTGA
- the modA gene encoding molybdate ABC transporter substrate-binding protein, whose translation MKRRTMIGLAVACLAGLAPAIGTAQAQPKELVIFAAASLKNALDEATAAWVRETGKPAPKISYAASNALAKQLEQGAPADIFMSADLDWMDYAASKNLIRPETRVSLLANRIALIAPSDSTAAVTLAPGVDLSAALGQNRLAMGNVDSVPAGKYGKAALEKLGAWDRVKDKIAQADNVRAALLLVSRGEAPLGIVYTTDAAADPKVKVVATFPEETHPPIVYPVAATKDSAHPDAAGFLTYLRGAGPKAAFEKQGFTVLNKPANAS comes from the coding sequence ATGAAGCGTCGGACGATGATCGGGCTTGCGGTTGCGTGCCTGGCAGGGCTCGCGCCCGCGATCGGCACAGCCCAGGCGCAGCCGAAGGAACTGGTGATCTTCGCCGCCGCCAGCCTGAAGAACGCACTCGACGAGGCCACCGCCGCCTGGGTCAGGGAGACCGGCAAGCCGGCGCCGAAGATTTCCTATGCCGCCAGCAACGCGCTGGCCAAGCAGCTCGAACAGGGCGCGCCAGCCGACATCTTCATGTCGGCGGATCTCGACTGGATGGATTATGCGGCAAGCAAGAACCTGATCAGGCCGGAGACCCGCGTCAGCCTGCTCGCCAACCGGATCGCTCTGATCGCGCCATCGGATTCGACTGCCGCCGTGACGCTGGCGCCCGGCGTCGATCTCTCGGCCGCGCTCGGCCAGAACCGCCTCGCCATGGGCAATGTCGACTCGGTGCCGGCCGGCAAATACGGCAAGGCGGCGCTGGAGAAGCTCGGCGCCTGGGACAGGGTCAAGGACAAGATCGCGCAGGCCGACAATGTCCGCGCCGCGCTGCTGCTGGTCTCGCGTGGCGAGGCGCCGCTCGGCATCGTCTACACCACCGACGCCGCCGCCGACCCGAAGGTCAAGGTCGTCGCGACTTTCCCCGAGGAGACGCATCCGCCGATCGTCTACCCCGTCGCGGCGACGAAGGATTCGGCCCATCCGGACGCCGCCGGCTTCCTGACCTATCTGCGTGGCGCCGGTCCCAAGGCCGCCTTCGAGAAGCAGGGCTTCACGGTGCTGAACAAGCCGGCCAATGCCTCCTAG
- a CDS encoding IS5 family transposase (programmed frameshift), whose amino-acid sequence MNDLFLLSERQMTRISPHFPLSHGVPRVDDRRVVSGIVYIIRSGLQWKDAPKGYGPHKTLYNRFIRWSRLGVFDRIFAGLAGEGPKPERIMIDATHLKAHRTAASLLKKGLFPRRIGRTKGGLNSKLHTVCDESGRPIIMLLSEGQMSDHKGASLVLAALPPAKTLIADRGYDSTPFRQALAAKGIAPCIPSSRSRKTPYPYDKALYRQRHKVENLFAKLKDWRRIATRYDRCAHTFFSAICIAAAVIFWL is encoded by the exons ATGAATGATTTGTTTTTGCTGAGCGAGCGGCAGATGACGCGGATATCGCCGCATTTTCCGCTCTCGCATGGCGTGCCACGGGTCGATGATCGGCGCGTGGTGAGCGGGATCGTCTACATCATCCGCAGCGGCCTGCAGTGGAAGGACGCGCCCAAGGGCTACGGTCCCCACAAGACGCTCTACAACCGCTTCATCCGCTGGAGCCGGCTCGGCGTCTTCGACCGGATCTTCGCCGGGCTCGCCGGCGAGGGACCCAAGCCGGAGCGCATCATGATCGACGCGACGCATCTCAAGGCCCATCGCACGGCGGCGAGCCTGCTCAAAAAGGGGCTGT TTCCCCGTCGTATCGGGCGGACCAAGGGCGGGCTGAACTCCAAGCTCCACACTGTCTGCGACGAGAGCGGCCGCCCAATCATCATGCTCCTGTCGGAAGGCCAGATGAGCGACCACAAGGGCGCAAGCCTCGTGCTCGCCGCCCTGCCGCCAGCCAAAACCCTCATCGCCGATCGTGGCTACGACAGCACGCCGTTCCGCCAGGCGCTCGCCGCCAAGGGCATCGCGCCCTGCATCCCCTCGAGCCGAAGCCGGAAAACCCCGTACCCTTATGACAAGGCGCTCTACCGCCAGCGCCACAAGGTCGAGAACCTCTTCGCCAAGCTCAAGGACTGGCGCCGCATCGCAACCCGCTACGATCGATGCGCCCACACTTTCTTCTCGGCAATCTGCATCGCCGCAGCCGTCATCTTCTGGCTCTGA
- the modC gene encoding molybdenum ABC transporter ATP-binding protein, protein MTPLIEISVEHRLGRFQLDAAFASDGRLTALFGRSGSGKTSLVDIIGGLIRPDSGRVVVDGQVLVDTQAGIFVPKHRRRIGYVFQEARLFPHLSVRQNLLFGRWFSPRGEPASSDLAGVLALLGIGHLLERRPGGLSGGEKQRVAIGRALLANPRLLLMDEPLASLDEARKAEILPYIERLRDEVGIPIVYVSHSVAEVARLATTLVTIDQGRVTACGPTGQVMSRLDVAGLSGAAEAGSIIEARVAGQDETYGLTTLSTRAGPLQVARSAMPVGSATRVRILASDVLISLTPPVGVSALNILPGTVVEIGARRAGGAVELRLDCGGESLLARVTVKSLDALGLQTGSPVHAVIKSVSIDAP, encoded by the coding sequence ATGACCCCGCTCATCGAGATTTCCGTCGAACACCGGCTGGGTCGGTTCCAGCTCGACGCCGCCTTTGCCTCGGACGGGCGGCTGACGGCGCTGTTTGGCCGTTCCGGCTCGGGCAAGACTTCGCTGGTCGACATCATCGGCGGGCTGATCCGCCCCGACAGCGGCCGTGTCGTCGTCGACGGGCAGGTGCTGGTCGATACGCAGGCCGGCATCTTCGTGCCCAAGCACCGCCGCCGCATCGGCTATGTCTTCCAGGAGGCGCGGCTGTTCCCGCATCTCAGCGTACGCCAGAACCTGCTCTTCGGGCGCTGGTTTTCGCCACGGGGCGAACCGGCGAGCAGCGACCTTGCCGGCGTACTCGCGCTGCTCGGCATCGGCCATCTGCTGGAGCGGAGACCGGGCGGCCTCTCGGGCGGCGAGAAGCAGCGTGTCGCGATCGGCCGGGCGCTGCTGGCCAATCCGCGCCTGCTGCTGATGGACGAGCCCCTCGCCTCGCTCGACGAGGCGCGCAAGGCCGAGATCCTGCCCTATATCGAGCGGCTGCGCGACGAGGTCGGCATCCCCATCGTCTATGTCTCTCATTCGGTCGCGGAGGTGGCGCGGCTTGCGACCACGCTCGTCACCATCGACCAGGGCCGAGTCACCGCCTGCGGCCCGACCGGGCAGGTGATGTCGCGCCTCGACGTCGCCGGGCTCTCGGGGGCTGCCGAAGCGGGCTCGATCATCGAGGCGCGTGTCGCGGGCCAGGACGAAACCTATGGCCTGACCACGCTGTCGACGCGCGCCGGCCCCCTGCAGGTGGCGCGCAGCGCGATGCCGGTGGGCTCCGCCACCCGCGTCCGCATCCTCGCCAGCGACGTGCTGATCAGCCTGACGCCGCCGGTCGGCGTCAGCGCGCTGAACATCCTGCCCGGAACAGTAGTCGAGATCGGCGCACGGCGCGCGGGCGGCGCCGTCGAACTGCGCCTCGATTGCGGCGGGGAAAGCCTGCTGGCGCGCGTCACCGTGAAATCGCTCGATGCGCTCGGGCTGCAGACCGGCAGCCCGGTCCATGCGGTGATCAAGAGCGTCTCGATCGACGCTCCTTGA
- a CDS encoding winged helix-turn-helix domain-containing protein — translation MPPKSAQNAPKQAALISVRVDLAPAGRLGPGKVDLLEAIEDTGSISGAGRAMKMSYRRAWLLVDELNRMFRQPLVEASPGGANGGGAHLTPMGREVVAHYRAIESKALKAAALHLDALQDAAAEPAAGPTATP, via the coding sequence ATGCCTCCGAAATCCGCGCAGAACGCGCCAAAGCAGGCTGCCCTGATCAGCGTCCGCGTCGATCTGGCGCCCGCCGGCCGGCTCGGCCCGGGCAAGGTCGATCTGCTGGAGGCGATCGAGGATACGGGCTCGATCTCGGGGGCCGGCCGCGCGATGAAGATGTCCTATCGCCGCGCCTGGCTGCTGGTCGACGAGCTCAACCGGATGTTCAGGCAGCCCCTCGTCGAGGCTTCGCCGGGCGGCGCCAATGGTGGCGGCGCCCATCTGACGCCGATGGGCCGCGAGGTGGTGGCCCATTACCGCGCCATCGAGAGCAAAGCCCTGAAGGCCGCGGCGCTGCATCTCGACGCGCTGCAGGATGCTGCAGCAGAACCGGCGGCCGGACCGACTGCCACGCCGTGA